The stretch of DNA CTTTGGCTGGTACCCGGCCGGGCTGCTTCTTCGAACGTGTGGCGATCTGCTTGACGCTTTGCTTGGCTTTGGCGCTCGGCCATCGCCGCAGGACCAGGTCCTCTTCGGACTTCACGTAGGCGGACGTACGTGGAAAGCAACGCGCCAGCGCTCCGGACAGCAGGCGTTTGTAGCGTTTGACGGCGGACAACATCGGAAACCAACCAGAGCATCAACAGGTGCTTGATATGGTAAGGGTTTTTCCCGGCCGGCTGGTGGTTAACGCGAGGAATGGTGCCAGCCGCACATACCAACTGGTTCGTCTATCCGCACTCTATTGGCAGTGCCAGCATGTGAATTTTGTGTGTCATTCGCACCGCAGCAACCCGCTACGTTCGTCAGCTGCACGGCACCTCAACGTTTCAACATGCACTAAACAGAACAGTCAATTAATGCAGCGTCTGGGTCTGAAGCAGCGCGCTGCCCAGACAGGTCGCTATGTACAGAATCGGTTTCGCCTGCATGTACCGTCACCCCGGCCACAGCGAATCGCTGAAGGAACTGGAAGCGATCGAGCGCGCGTTCAATCCGCGATCGACCACGCTGCGCTGGTTGAACAGCGTGTCCCAGGACGTGGCAAGGGAGAAACTGAACGGCATCATCGAGCACAATCTGGCCGCTCAGCTGCGCTTGCTTGAATACGTTGGAACCCTGCCGAAGCCGTTGCGTATGCTGCGGTTGAGCAGCGATCTGCTGCCGTTCTACAGCCACCCGGAAGCGCTCGACTTCTACAGCCAGGCGGACGTCCGCCACGCAATGGAAACGGGCTTCTCGAGGATTGGCGATTGCGCCAGGTCGCTCGACATTCGTCTCTCGTTGCATCCGGGACAGTACTGCGTGCTGGGTTCGGACAAGCCCAATGTGGTGGAGAACAGCCTGGCGGAGTTCGAATACCACGCCGATATGATCCGCATGATGGGCTTCGGCCAGCGGTTTCAGGACTTCAAATGCAACGTCCACATCGCCGGGCGGCTTGGCGTCGAAGGCATCCGCACGGTCTGGCCGCGGCTATCCAGCGAAGCGTGCAACTGCATTACGTTCGAGAACGACGAAAAGACGTATGGCGTCGATGATTGTCTGCAGCTGGCGGACCTGGCGCCTGTGGTCCTCGATATCCACCACTGTTGGATCAATGAGAACGACTACATAGATCCACAGGATGCTCGTGTGGAGAAAATCATCGGCAGCTGGCGCGGCGTGCGGCCAGCCATGCACTACTCGCAGCCCCCGGAGAGCCTGATGCAGCTGGGATTTGCCGCCGATACCAAGCTCGAAATGCCCGCCTTGCTCGAAAAGGTCAGCAAGCGCGACCTGTACAGCCACAGCAAGCGGATGTGGAATCACTGGACCAATCTCTACGCACGCGAATTTCTCGACCGCTTCGACATCATGTTCGAGGCCAAAGACAAGAACCTCGCAGCCCTGGACTACTACCGGGATTACCTCGAGAGCGAGGGCACAGGACTGGCACCCAGTGACCGGAGTGGGCAGCCGCTTCGAAAATGCAATCAAGCAGAGCTGACGCGCGAGAACACTAACCCGTTGAAATGACCAATGCAGTCAAAACTGGCATGGCGGGGCGGCGGAGAAAGTGATTTGGCTTCTGGCTTTTGACGCAGCGGGTGTACCGCCCACCTACGCGAGTCCTTAGCTGATCGCGTTGGGGGAGGCAGACGAAAAACTGGATGGACGCGCGGTCGGGTTACCCCGTCTCACCGGGCAGTCGATGAACAAGGTGGATGAACAGGCGTCTCCAATACTAGGCGGCCCGCTGGACTGAATCTCCTGAACCCTGCGCAAGCCCCGTGACGGTTTGCGCAGGCGAACAACGGTTAAGAATTCCTTACCTGAATTGCCTGTTCATGCCGCTTGGCCAGCACGTCCGCTGCCACAAGTGCCAGCAGCGGTAGCACGCCGACCTTAAGCGCAAGGTCCCAGGACCCAAAGAACCCGATAAGCACCGCGCCCACAACCACGATTATCGCTATGCAGTGCGCACAGAAGCGCCACAATTCGAGTGCAACGACCTGAGCATTCTGGTTGTTGATCATACTGAGCCCCTCTTTGTTGTTGTAGTAAGCCTTTGTATAACTTGAGCGTAGCTACCCTGCGCTCTTCTGCAAACACATTTTTGTTTCAACAATATGTCTAGCACGCGGGTTACAGCGATATTTCACAATAGTTCTGTTCAACTGAAACAGATCATGAGTGGAGCTCAGCGAGTGGTATCACGCCGTAGCGCTTACAACCCGCTTGAAGATCGAGCATCTCGCCAGTCCAAATTAACCGGCCAGAATGTCGTCCAGCGCACGCTCCAGGATATCCACGGTGCGCTGGACGTTTTGGAGCTTCTCCAGGCCGAACAGGCCGATTCGAAAGGTTTGGAAGTCGGCCGGCTCATCGCACTGCAAGGGTACGCCCGCCGCGATTTGCAAACCTTGGGCAGCGAATTTGCTGCCGTTCTTGATTCCGCCATCGGTGGTGTAACACACCACCACACCGGGCGCTTCGAAGCCTTCAGCCGCAACACTTTTGAAGCCTTTATCGGCGAGCAGCGCCCGCACACGCCGACCCAACGCCAATTGCTGCGTACGCAAGGTTTCAAAACCATATGCTTGGGTTTCCATCATGACGTCCCGAAAAAGCGACAGTGCGTCGCTCGGCATCGTCGCGTGATAGGCGTGCCCGCCCTGCTCATAGGCCTGCATGACCTGAAGCCATTTCTTCAGATCACACGCGAAGCTGCTGCTCTGCGTCGCTTCGACGCGTTTCAGCGCCGCCTCGCTGAGCATCACCAGTGCGCAGCACGGCGATGCACTCCAACCTTTTTGCGGTGCACTAATCAGAACGTCGACGCCGCTTGCTTGCATATCGACCCAAAGCGCACCAGAGGCGATGCAGTCCAGGACAAATAAGCCACCAACGGCATGCACGGCCTCCGCGACGCCACGCAGGTAGTCATCTGGCAGGACCATGCCGGACGAGGTTTCTACATGGGCCGCGAACACCAGGCCCGGCTTTTGCGCAGCAATGGTTGCGATGACTTCGTCGAGGGGCGGCGGTACGAATCCCGCCTGTGAGTCGTGGCTATGCGGTCGCGCCTTCAGCACGGTGGAGTGCGCCGGGATCCTGCCCATTTCAAAAATCTGGCTCCAGCGATAGCTGAACCAGCCGTTACGGATCACCAGGCAATTCTGATCCTGCGCCAACTGGCGTGCCACCGCTTCCATACCGTACGTGCCGCTGCCCGGCACCACGACGACCGCATCGGCGTTGTAGACAGATCTGAGGGTAGTGGATATCTCGTTCATCACCGTCTGAAACGACCGGGACATGTGGTTCAACGACCGATCGGTATACACAACCGAATACTCGATCAGCCCGTCGGGATCGACGCGGGGATAAAGGTCCGACATGGAATGGCTCCGCAACTGAAGACCTGTCTCGACCCTGCCCGAAGCGAGAGGGCTTTACAAGCACGCCACTGCGATCCCGTTTTGCCAGACTTCGTATTCAGTGCCCAACCGCGACGAGAGATATCAAACGGCACGCCCGCACGCCGCGAAATAAAGCGCCGAATACCTTTTTTTTAATTAGTTCAATTCGCCGACTACCGTTTGTCGGAATAATTGCACGCGCAACTTAGTGACCGACTTAACGGCTAATTCAAAAAAATGACGCCATCATTGCCGCAAACCCCGTGGCACCTAGGTTTCACGCCGTTACGTTGGAACCACCCATTGGCTATTTAATATCAAAATAGTAGCAGCATCACGCAGTGACAATTTACTGGCGACAATAACCAGCCGACTATAGTTCACTACATTGAAGAAACAAATTATAAATATATAACCGAAACGGTAGAGCGCCTGGCTATTGCCGTTTTGCCTAGTGGTTTGTTCTGTTGGTGGGATCCGTCTGCTTTGCAGCTCCGCTTATTGATCAACCTCCCCATGCCGCTTCATCGACACGCGCTGAATCGCGACTCGATGTCCCTACACGGTGAGCCAAATGTCCGTCACAGCCTTTCCCAGCGCCGTTAAGTCTCTTCTGTCTGCAATCGTCTTAAGTGCATTACTGGCCCCTCTTCCGGCCGTTGGCGATGCGCATGCAGCAACCACAAGCAGTTCAAGCGTCGCGGGGATTTCCTACTCGGCGTTGATCAACAAATTCACCAACAGCTCTTGGCTGAATGGTTCTTGGCGCGCATCCGCAGGCGTCTCGGTCGCCGCCACTCCACAGAACCTTGCGGCGTTCCGCCCAGGAACATCCGTGCGAACTGTCGATGGCCAGATCCGTTTTGTCACCTCAGTCAAACCCGCGAGTGGCGCGCTCACCGTATTCATGAGCGGGCCGGTACTGGACGGCGGTGTCATCGGCTACCCGAATCGCCTCTCCGTAAGCAGTATCCCCAGCACGACGCCGGTGGTTACCGTGCCGGACACCCAGCCCGTCGCAGCGCCTACTTACGCTGCCCTGATTAATAAGTTCACCAACAGCTACTGGCAGAACGGTTCTTGGCGGGCGTCCGCAGGGGTCTCCGTCGCGGCTACCGCGCAGAACCTAGCTACCTTCGTTGCGGGCGCATCGGTACGTACAGCCGATGGCCAGGTACGCACCATCACCTCGGTGAAGCCCGCCAGCGGAGCTCTGACGGTTTTCATGAATGGCCCGGTGCTTGATGGCAACGATATCGGCTACCCAAACAAACTCCGCCTGGTTGCGGCGCCAGCTAGTTTGCCGGTAGCCCCATCGAGCCCGATTGCTGACGTAACGCTGCCCACGCAGCCGGTGCAGCTGGTCGGAGTTGCGCTCTCGGGCGCTGCATTCGGTCCGTCGGTTCTGCCAGGCAAGCACGGCACCAACTACATTTTTCCTGCCGAGTCGTACTACCAAAAATACGCTGAGATGGGCATGAAGCTGGTTCGCCTGCCCTTTCTCTGGGAACGCATCCAACCGCAGCTGGATACAGAACTGGACGCAGCGTATCTGGCGTTGCTCAAGCAGTCGCTCGATTTTGCGCAGAAGCATGGCGTAAAGGTCGTGCTCGACATGCACAACTACTACCGCTACTACAAACAACCGATCGGCTCGGAGACCGTACCCATTCAATCGTTTGCCAACACCTGGAAACGCATCGCACAAAAAATTGGCAACCACCCGGCGCTCAGTGGCTACGGCCTGATGAACGAGCCAAACACCAAAGGGCTCTGGCCGGAGGCGGCACTGGCTGCAGCTAAAGAGATCCGCAAAGTGGATCGAGCCAACTGGATTTACGTTGCCGGGGATCGATTCTCCAGCGCTTGGCATTGGCCGCAGTCGAACACACAGCTCATCGCGGATCCCTGGATGCGTGATCCGAAAAACAACCTGATCTTCGAGGCGCACATGTACCTCGATCGCGATACGTCGGGGCTATATAAAGACAAGACTGAAACCTTCGCACCTGACCTGGGCATCAACCGCGCCAAACCCTTCGTGGAATGGCTGAGAGCGAACGAGCTGCGTGGCTTCATTGGCGAAATGGGCGTTCCGGCCTACGCGCCGGATGCGATCGTTGCGATGGACAATCTGCTCGGTTACCTACGCGAGAACTGTGTACCGCTTACCTATTGGGCTGCCGGTCCATGGTGGGGCAACTATATTCTTGCCCTGGACGTATCGGGAGGCGCACCACAGCCCCAGCTACCGGTTCTGAAGAAGCACGCCGCTACCCCGAACACCTGCACCGCTATTGGCGAACCGCTGTAGCGTCATCTCCATCCCGCTCGACTGAAAGGCCTGCCACCTCGCACGTGACAGGCCTTTTTTCATCTACGCGCTAACCAGCCCGTCGCCTTGTCCATTCTGTGCTGTTGGATTCAAGCGGAACCAATCAGCCATCGGCGGGACGAAATCCTTGTGCCTGAATTCAGGTTCCGAACGGGCGACATGACGTCGTGCCGAAAACGTTCGAGGAACGGGAATGACGGAAGGAATCTTGTTAGCGGCTACCGGCCTGCTGTTTGTGCTGACGTTTTTACCACTTTGGAAAAATCCCGCCTGGTGGGTGCGGGGGTGGGATTTCCCGCGGTTACAGCTCTGTGTATTGGCCTTCGCGCTGCTGCTGGCCCAAGCCTTGCTGCTGTCTTATTCCGAACCGCTGCAGATCCTTATATCCGGCGTCGCGCTCGTCTGCCTCGCCTATCAGGCCTGGTGGATCATCCCGTACACATGGCTATGGCGTCCCGAAGTGAAATCCGCCGACACGAGCCGCGACCGGCCTCGCATTCGCGTCATGGCCGCCAACGTCCTGACACCGAACCGCGGTGCAAACAAGCTGATCGCATTGGTGCGCGAGCACCGACCCGACGTCCTCGTCACGCTCGAATCCGATGATTGGTGGGAAACCCAGCTCAACGCGCTGAGCGAGGACTATCCTCACAGCATCCGCTGCCCACTGGATAACCTCTATGGAATGCATGTCTGGTCGAGGCTCCCGCTGGAGAATTCGGAAACCTGTTTTCTCGTGGAAGACGACGTACCCTCGATGCATGCACGGGTCCGGCTGAACACACAGGTCGCGATCCGCATGCACTTTCTTCATCCGGCCCCACCAAGCCCCACGGAGAATGATGAATCCACCGAGCGCGATGTCGAGTTGCTGCTCGTGGCGAAAAGCGTAAAGGACGACGAGCCTGACACGCCTATCATCGTCACGGGTGACCTCAATGATGTCGCGTGGTCCGCCAACACGCGACTGTTTCGCAAGATCAGCGGGCTGCTTGATCCTCGGGTTGGACGCTGCATGGTCAACAGTTTCCATGCGCAGCATTGGTTTCTACGATGGCCACTGGACCATCTGTTTCACAGCCACCATTTTCAGTTGGTTAGCATTCAACGATTGCCGTCGTTTGGCTCCGACCATTTTCCCGTGCTGGTTGAGCTGCAATATGACCCCGCGTCCGAGCAACAGAGCCTGCAAGGTGACGCCGAAGACGAGCGGGAGGCCGACGAGAAAATCAGCGAGAAGGACGTCAGCGAAACCGACGTGCCTGAGCCAGAGAAGCGTTGATGTGGGGCTTCTAGCGACCCTAGACCGCGAGAGGATGTGTAATCACACGCAGCCCCGGTGATGCATCGCAAATGCCACCATAGCCCTTTGTTCGCTACGTTAGACGCGCTGCGCCCGTGAGCAAAATCCACATAGCGTAACGATCCACAGCGCCGCGCGCCCTCTTAGAGACCGCCGCCGCTTGATGGCAGATAAAGCCACCTCCTCACCGTGAAATTTAGGAGTCTCAAATAAACCCTGCTATCGCTGGGACTTCTTGAGCCCCGTGGCGCTTTAGGCGCAGTCAGCGCAGGCTGATCTCATCGCGCCTATTAATACGAACGATTTGTATTTGATGTTGGTTCTCGATTGGCTTAGCATGCTGCCGCCTGTCAACCGAGCCCACCACCATGAATGCTGCCGTACCGACGAGGATCGCCGTACACCTTGCGATGCTGATCAACATGCTGTCGCTGGGCAGCTTGATGATGGTCATGCCGCTTGGGCCCGATCTGGTTCACGACCTTGGCATGGAGCCAAGCCATGTCGGTTACATCAGCGGCGGCGCGACTCTAGCAGCAGCATTGAGCGCCGTTGTGAGTGCACCCTGGCTTGATCGTTTTGCCCGTAAGCCCGCACTCGTCGTGCTGCTTGTCCTGCGTTTCGCGCTTTTGCTCAGTTGCGCGTTGGCGACCGAACCACAACAGCTGATTGCATTTTTCGTCCTCTCCGGGCTCGTCGCCGGTCCGATGGGTGCGATCCTGATGGCAACCATGCTCGACCTGATTCCACCCGCCGAGCGCGGTCGACAGCTTGCCTACGTTGGCATGGGCTTTTCACTTGCCGCCATTCTGATCATTCCACTGGCTCTTGAATGTTCGATGCGCTGGGACTGGACCAGCCCGTTTCTCCTGCTTGGCGGGGCCGGCCTGGCGCTCGCGCTGCTATGTCAGCTTTATCTTCCGGCGCCAGAGCCAGTTGCCCGTCCAAAGGCTTCGCTCAAGGCGTTGCTTGCATCGCGGCTTTGTCTTGTCGCGCTAGCCATCACGTCACTGCAGATGTTCGGGCACTTCCTGCTGGTGCCGCACTTCGCGACGTACTTCCAGTTCAACCTTGATTTCCCCCGTGAACAGCTCGGAATGCTGTACCTGGCCGGCGGCCTTGCAAGCCTTGCGGCCATGCGCATGGGCGGTGCGTGGATCGATCGTGGCGGCGCCATGACCGTCGTACTGGCCAGCAGTGGTGGTCTCACTCTGGTCACCCTCCTCGGGTTTGCCGCGCCTGTCGGGATATCGCTCTACATCATCTTCACCTTGTTCATGGCGCTGAGCGCAGTGCGCAGCAACAGCACCATGACCATTGCGGCTGGCGTGCCGCCTGCTCATCAACGCGCCGCATTCATGGCCTTCCAGGGCACGGTTTCAAACGTCGCCGCGGGGCTTGGCAGCCTCGTTTCAGCGCAATACCTGATGGGTGGCGCGCAGAACGAGCTGCTTGGTTTCGAGCGCTTGGCTGCCTTCTATGCAGCCGCCGGCATCGTAGCGGGCGCCGGTGTGCTGTATCTGATCCGTGCCATCAGGCAGCGCGATGTCAGCCAGACGCTTGCAGCAGAACAACAGGCGGGATGAACCCGCCGGGAAAACGTGATGAGTCGATTCCAAATAACGAGCAGCAACGGAGCATGCTATGAAAATCGCAACCAGTCGGGGCATCAGCCGCCCTCGTCACCTTTCCTTGACCGTCCTGGCCAGCCTTTTACCTTTCGCCGCACTGGCGGACGAGCCTGTAGCACTTGAACAACAAGTCATCACGGCCACCCAGACAGCCCATAGCGAACTCAGCGCACCGGCCAGCGTGTCCGTGGTGACCCGTGAAGAACTTGAGAAACGTCCGGTCTATAACCTCGCCGATGCTGTGAAGTATCTCCCCGGCGTCCATCTGAACCCGTCTTCGGCCTACGGCCGTCAGGAGATCAAGCTCCGCGGCATGGATTCGGATTACACCCTTTTGCTGGTTAACGGACGGCGCATTAATTCACGCGATGTCCTGACATCCGAATACGCCAACGATTTCGATCTGTCATCCATTCCAATAGCGGCAATCGAGCGTATCGAGGTAATACGCGGGCCGATGTCGTCGCTGTATGGCGCTGATGCTATCGGCGGCGTGGTCAACGTTATCCTTCGCCAACCAAGCAACCAGACTAGAGCTGGGGTGGCCTACGTCTACGAGACGCCGACCGAGGGCGAAGCGGGCGATAGCCACAAGGCCAGCGGCTATATCAGCGGTGCACTGATAGAGGACAAGTTGTTGGGCAATTTAATCCTCGAAGGTACAGATCAGGCCGCTTGGCGCTCCGACCAGACCGTCTCGCCTGATGCAGACGCCTCAGAACACAGCCAGGCGGGCAGCGCCTACGGCTCGCTGAGTTGGCTGCTTAACGAGCGTCAGACGCTCGACCTAGACGTAACCCATCGCCAGGATGATCGCGTGGCGAATTGGTACCCCGGCCTGCGATACGGCGTGGTGCAGAACGATCAAGAGATGGAACGCACTAGCCTTGGCCTAGCTCACACCGGTCGGTGGGATGGCTTCGATAGTCGTGTGCGTTATTACTACGAAGACGTCGAGCTGGCCGATGGATCAGCGCTCATGACTCGTTTCAATGGTGGCGTTGTCGGGCAGGCCGAACAGCAGAATCACACCTTTGACGGTCAACTCAGTGGTTCCGTTGCTGGACAGCTGCTCACCTTTGGGGCCGAGCGTCGGCGCACCGACTTCAAACACAACCAGAACCTTGGAACCGAGACCAACATCGACCAGTACGCGCTCTACCTGCAGGATGAATTTTCTGTGGGCGAGCTGGACGTAACCTTGGGAGCTCGCTGGGACCACCACGAAGCCTTCGGCAGCGAATTAAGCCCGCGTGCCTACGGCGTCTACAACCTCACCGACAACTGGGTAATCAAGGGAGGTGTCGGTCAGTCATTCAAGGCACCGGCGATCTACCAGTCCGACGAAACCTATAGCGTCGCGGCCTGCCAGGGGGGCTGCCGTGTCCGGGGCAACGCTCAACTCAAACCAGAGACGGCACTTAGTTATGAACTGGGTACGCTGTACCAGAACGGTCAGGTCGAGGCTGGCGTTACGCTGTTCCAGACCGAGATCGATGACATGATCGTCAGCGACCGGTGGGCCCCTGGCTATTTCCCAGCGGTGATGACCTATAACAACATTAGCAAGGCACGGATCAGCGGTTATGAATTACAGGGCCGCTATGCCTTGGATGATGCACTCGGTATCCGTGTTAATTACACGTATTCGGACGCCGAGGATCGCGAGGCCGAGACTCAGCTGAATAATGTTCCTCAGCATGTCGCCAATATCGGCGTCGACTGGCGAGCATTGCCTGCAGTGGCGTTGAACCTCGACTACCAGTACGTCGGTAGCCAGTGGCTGCCCACACCTGCGA from Pseudomonas sp. DNDY-54 encodes:
- a CDS encoding UV damage endonuclease UvsE, which codes for MYRIGFACMYRHPGHSESLKELEAIERAFNPRSTTLRWLNSVSQDVAREKLNGIIEHNLAAQLRLLEYVGTLPKPLRMLRLSSDLLPFYSHPEALDFYSQADVRHAMETGFSRIGDCARSLDIRLSLHPGQYCVLGSDKPNVVENSLAEFEYHADMIRMMGFGQRFQDFKCNVHIAGRLGVEGIRTVWPRLSSEACNCITFENDEKTYGVDDCLQLADLAPVVLDIHHCWINENDYIDPQDARVEKIIGSWRGVRPAMHYSQPPESLMQLGFAADTKLEMPALLEKVSKRDLYSHSKRMWNHWTNLYAREFLDRFDIMFEAKDKNLAALDYYRDYLESEGTGLAPSDRSGQPLRKCNQAELTRENTNPLK
- a CDS encoding aminotransferase class V-fold PLP-dependent enzyme gives rise to the protein MSDLYPRVDPDGLIEYSVVYTDRSLNHMSRSFQTVMNEISTTLRSVYNADAVVVVPGSGTYGMEAVARQLAQDQNCLVIRNGWFSYRWSQIFEMGRIPAHSTVLKARPHSHDSQAGFVPPPLDEVIATIAAQKPGLVFAAHVETSSGMVLPDDYLRGVAEAVHAVGGLFVLDCIASGALWVDMQASGVDVLISAPQKGWSASPCCALVMLSEAALKRVEATQSSSFACDLKKWLQVMQAYEQGGHAYHATMPSDALSLFRDVMMETQAYGFETLRTQQLALGRRVRALLADKGFKSVAAEGFEAPGVVVCYTTDGGIKNGSKFAAQGLQIAAGVPLQCDEPADFQTFRIGLFGLEKLQNVQRTVDILERALDDILAG
- a CDS encoding glycoside hydrolase family 5 protein, which translates into the protein MRTVDGQIRFVTSVKPASGALTVFMSGPVLDGGVIGYPNRLSVSSIPSTTPVVTVPDTQPVAAPTYAALINKFTNSYWQNGSWRASAGVSVAATAQNLATFVAGASVRTADGQVRTITSVKPASGALTVFMNGPVLDGNDIGYPNKLRLVAAPASLPVAPSSPIADVTLPTQPVQLVGVALSGAAFGPSVLPGKHGTNYIFPAESYYQKYAEMGMKLVRLPFLWERIQPQLDTELDAAYLALLKQSLDFAQKHGVKVVLDMHNYYRYYKQPIGSETVPIQSFANTWKRIAQKIGNHPALSGYGLMNEPNTKGLWPEAALAAAKEIRKVDRANWIYVAGDRFSSAWHWPQSNTQLIADPWMRDPKNNLIFEAHMYLDRDTSGLYKDKTETFAPDLGINRAKPFVEWLRANELRGFIGEMGVPAYAPDAIVAMDNLLGYLRENCVPLTYWAAGPWWGNYILALDVSGGAPQPQLPVLKKHAATPNTCTAIGEPL
- a CDS encoding endonuclease/exonuclease/phosphatase family protein, whose amino-acid sequence is MTEGILLAATGLLFVLTFLPLWKNPAWWVRGWDFPRLQLCVLAFALLLAQALLLSYSEPLQILISGVALVCLAYQAWWIIPYTWLWRPEVKSADTSRDRPRIRVMAANVLTPNRGANKLIALVREHRPDVLVTLESDDWWETQLNALSEDYPHSIRCPLDNLYGMHVWSRLPLENSETCFLVEDDVPSMHARVRLNTQVAIRMHFLHPAPPSPTENDESTERDVELLLVAKSVKDDEPDTPIIVTGDLNDVAWSANTRLFRKISGLLDPRVGRCMVNSFHAQHWFLRWPLDHLFHSHHFQLVSIQRLPSFGSDHFPVLVELQYDPASEQQSLQGDAEDEREADEKISEKDVSETDVPEPEKR
- a CDS encoding MFS transporter, whose protein sequence is MNAAVPTRIAVHLAMLINMLSLGSLMMVMPLGPDLVHDLGMEPSHVGYISGGATLAAALSAVVSAPWLDRFARKPALVVLLVLRFALLLSCALATEPQQLIAFFVLSGLVAGPMGAILMATMLDLIPPAERGRQLAYVGMGFSLAAILIIPLALECSMRWDWTSPFLLLGGAGLALALLCQLYLPAPEPVARPKASLKALLASRLCLVALAITSLQMFGHFLLVPHFATYFQFNLDFPREQLGMLYLAGGLASLAAMRMGGAWIDRGGAMTVVLASSGGLTLVTLLGFAAPVGISLYIIFTLFMALSAVRSNSTMTIAAGVPPAHQRAAFMAFQGTVSNVAAGLGSLVSAQYLMGGAQNELLGFERLAAFYAAAGIVAGAGVLYLIRAIRQRDVSQTLAAEQQAG
- a CDS encoding TonB-dependent receptor domain-containing protein, translated to MKIATSRGISRPRHLSLTVLASLLPFAALADEPVALEQQVITATQTAHSELSAPASVSVVTREELEKRPVYNLADAVKYLPGVHLNPSSAYGRQEIKLRGMDSDYTLLLVNGRRINSRDVLTSEYANDFDLSSIPIAAIERIEVIRGPMSSLYGADAIGGVVNVILRQPSNQTRAGVAYVYETPTEGEAGDSHKASGYISGALIEDKLLGNLILEGTDQAAWRSDQTVSPDADASEHSQAGSAYGSLSWLLNERQTLDLDVTHRQDDRVANWYPGLRYGVVQNDQEMERTSLGLAHTGRWDGFDSRVRYYYEDVELADGSALMTRFNGGVVGQAEQQNHTFDGQLSGSVAGQLLTFGAERRRTDFKHNQNLGTETNIDQYALYLQDEFSVGELDVTLGARWDHHEAFGSELSPRAYGVYNLTDNWVIKGGVGQSFKAPAIYQSDETYSVAACQGGCRVRGNAQLKPETALSYELGTLYQNGQVEAGVTLFQTEIDDMIVSDRWAPGYFPAVMTYNNISKARISGYELQGRYALDDALGIRVNYTYSDAEDREAETQLNNVPQHVANIGVDWRALPAVALNLDYQYVGSQWLPTPASGAQESGAFHVVNLSGRYQASPQLALNAGLNNLTNEKRDDVAQSVDNILMGRTLFVGFSYDI